From Vidua macroura isolate BioBank_ID:100142 chromosome 8, ASM2450914v1, whole genome shotgun sequence, one genomic window encodes:
- the LOC128810422 gene encoding lipase member K-like produces MWLALALVSMFHGMASGECFLNSRLPKNPEAGMNISEIISFWGYPSEEYDVVTEDGYILQLNRIPHGRGNAGCQGVRPVALLQHGLLAEGSSWLTNLANSSLGFILADAGYDVWIGNSRGNTWSRRHQVLTTTQDEFWAFSFDEMAKYDLPAMISFIEQKTGQKQLYYIGHSQGTTIGFIAFSTMPQLAQKIKVFFALSPVTTVIFSRSPFRKLSFFSDSGLKELFGTREFLPHTALGELVLSRFCVCSKVCKHILATIFGFNWKNTNMSRFDVYMGHTPAGSSVQNIIHWLQGVHGGALRAFDGGHVYNSLHYRQAGAPFYDVQHMEVPTAIWNAGQDCLADPRDTALLLPQVKNLVHHKLIPHWNHMDFVLGLDATEVLYREILDIMKKHP; encoded by the exons ATGTGGCTGGCTCTAGCTCTGGTGTCCATGTTCCACGGGATGGCATCCGGGGAATGCTTCTTGAATTCCCGATTACCTAAGAATCCAGAGGCAGGGATGAACATT AGTGAAATTATCTCGTTCTGGGGGTACCCCAGCGAGGAGTATGATGTGGTGACAGAAGATGGCTACATCCTTCAGCTGAACAGAATTCCCCACGGGAGAGGAAATGCCGGGTGCCAAG GTGTGAGACCCGTGGCACTTCTGCAGCATGGTCTCCTtgcagaaggcagcagctggCTCACCAACTTGGCCAACAGCAGCCTGGGCTTCATCCTGGCAGATGCTGGCTACGATGTCTGGATAGGAAACAGCAGAGGGAACACCTGGTCCAGGAGACACCAGGTGCTGACTACCACACAGGATGAATTCTGGGCTTTCAG cttcGATGAGATGGCTAAATACGATCTCCCAGCCATGATCAGCTTTATTGAGCAGAAGACAGGACAGAAACAGCTCTATTATATTGGCCATTCCCAAGGCACCACTATAG GTTTTATAGCCTTTTCCACTATGCCCCAGCTGGCTCAGAAAATCAAGGTGTTCTTTGCTCTTTCACCTGTGACCACAGTGATATTTTCTCGGAGCCCGTTTAGAAAACTCTCATTCTTTTCTGACTCTGGGCTTAAG GAGCTGTTTGGCACCAGGGAGTTCCTACCACACACTGCCCTGGGGGAGCTGGTCCTCTCCAGGTTCTGTGTCTGCTCCAAGGTCTGCAAGCACATCTTGGCTACAATTTTCGGGTTTAACTGGAAGAACACAAACATG AGCCGATTCGACGTGTACATGGGACACACCCCAGCGGGCTCCTCAGTCCAGAACATCATCCACTGGCTGCAG GGAGTCCACGGTGGGGCACTGAGAGCTTTTGACGGGGGGCACGTGTACAACAGCCTTCACTACAGACAG GCTGGGGCTCCGTTCTACGACGTGCAGCACATGGAGGTGCCCACGGCCATCTGGAATGCGGGGCAGGACTGCCTGGCCGACCCCCGGGACAccgccctcctcctcccccaggtCAAGAACCTGGTCCACCACAAGCTGATCCCCCACTGGAACCACATGGATTTCGTGCTGGGCCTCGATGCCACCGAGGTTTTGTACCGGGAAATCCTTGACATCATGAAGAAGCATCCTTAG
- the LOC128810732 gene encoding lipase member M-like: MWLLLVALCLAQGLEDAIPGAKVFYNPEIFMNISQKIRFHGYPSEEHEVMTEDGYFLSLNRIPHGKGGAGLSGPRTPVLIVHGFCLDGGDWVDNFPDSSLAFILADAGYDVWIGNNRGNSWSRRHRSLSVASEQFWDFSFHEMAMYDLPAMVGYILMQTEQEQLFYVGHAQGSSLGFIAFSSLPHLAQKIKLFFALAPVYTFRHVRGPVLKMFFLSDLLLKKMFGTRELVLMPRKEKSHLVARCSGSLEAEKCASTIFIIGGHDWENLNMSRVDVYISHFPDYTSVKNLLHWGQTAKSAEFKQFNYGLRNMEKYNQLRPPFYQIEDMSVPVAVWSGGQDWITPPKEIQLLLTRLTNVVHYEYFPDWNHFDHHWGLNAPQRMYRRMVAMMEENP; the protein is encoded by the exons atgtggctgctgctggtggccctGTGCCTGGCCCAGGGGCTGGAAGATGCCATCCCAGGTGCTAAAGTGTTCTACAACCCTGAGATATTCATGAACATC agccagaagaTCCGTTTCCATGGCTATCCCAGCGAGGAGCACGAAGTGATGACGGAGGACGGCTACTTTCTGAGCCTCAACAGGATTCCCCACGGCAAGGGGGGTGCTGGGCTCTCAG GACCCAGGACCCCCGTGCTGATAGTGCATGGGTTTTGTCTGGATGGTGGTGACTGGGTGGACAATTTCCCTGACAGCAGCCTGGCCTTCATCCTGGCGGATGCGGGATACGACGTTTGGATAGGGAACAACCGCGGCAACAGCTGGTCCCGCCGGCACCGCAGCCTGTCCGTGGCCTCCGAGCAGTTCTGGGACTTCAG CTTCCACGAGATGGCCATGTATGACCTCCCAGCCATGGTGGGCTACATCCTGATGCAAACGGAGCAGGAACAGCTGTTCTACGTTGGCCACGCTCAGGGCAGCTCCCTGG GTTTCATAGCGTTTTCCAGCTTGCCACATCTGGCCCAGAAAATCAAACTCTTCTTTGCCCTGGCTCCTGTGTACACCTTCCGCCATGTCCGGGGCCCTGTGTTAAAGATGTTCTTTCTATCAGACCTGCTGCTCAAG AAGATGTTTGGAACCAGAGAGCTGGTTCTGATGCCGAGGAAGGAGAAATCACACCTGGTTGCGAGGTGCAGCGGATCGCTGGAAGCTGAAAAGTGTGCCAGCACTATCTTCATCATTGGAGGGCACGACTGGGAGAACTTGAACATG aGCCGAGTGGATGTGTACATATCTCATTTTCCAGACTATACATCAGTAAAAAATCTTCTGCACTGGGGACAG ACTGCAAAAAGTGCTGAGTTCAAGCAGTTTAACTATGGGCTGAGAAACATGGAGAAGTATAACCAG ctgaggCCACCATTTTACCAGATCGAAGACATGAGCGTGCCGGTGGCCGTGTGGAGCGGTGGGCAGGACTGGATCACCCCCCCTAAGGAGATCCAGCTCTTGCTGACCCGCCTCACCAATGTCGTGCACTATGAGTACTTCCCTGACTGGAACCACTTCGACCACCACTGGGGCCTGAATGCCCCGCAGCGCATGTACAGGCGGATGGTGGCCATGATGGAGGAGAATCCATGA